The Xiphophorus couchianus chromosome 5, X_couchianus-1.0, whole genome shotgun sequence genome includes a region encoding these proteins:
- the dzank1 gene encoding double zinc ribbon and ankyrin repeat-containing protein 1 isoform X1 — MAAGAISTPLIIPISEGVTRKPKTRIDTRTPVCIQSDSPGVLIFFTLDGSKPVAGQRGSEVGSRKYTGPVLLPAGRVSVRAVAVARDGRRSSVVTKVFSVGQAEPDQQVQSEGGYDSDERSGSDPTPEGPPGRSEWRKVTCSPASEPGRTGSSPPPVSLPSRCSRGAGIPDPDAAWTSSSRRSRSADSHHLAPLSCEPQTHRPRDAAAQRCPRCLCVCPSDPFARFCSQCGAVIPPVPTLRPPPAGRGQLLPCPSCRCLVPINSRTCWTCEASTEGTRAGFSLQVDLGGGGAPSGGPADGSMWSCSRCRRLNRHDARFCDRCGTKAGQAPCWVTCWRCGASAPLDAPHCAACGVFLLAMAPPTPCSDISPPEEDAAHSQAPPPQSPASRRGVAPPPVDRSTQTVGLYYPSATELQQRDQQRALWRRREAARSDPRPPLSAVSPGRGYWRNQLDHVCSHLRSYTQNRASFRTLLAEPRLGRMVSALVQQNQEEVVLTLSFSLAANQNRQQVGPDGDPDGRGPAGSSTVPGRVQTLSSVTQRATDGAGSPRRKRDADLEPDLLVSSGSDVTRLTSVGPAGGGPPRPGGYHGEWSP, encoded by the exons ATGGCAGCAGGCGCCATTTCAACTCCTCTCATCATCCCGATCAGCGAGGGCGTGACCCGGAAACCCAAGACCCGCATCGACACCAGGACACCCGTCTGCATCCAGTCAG ACTCTCCAGGTGTGCTGATCTTCTTCACTCTGGATGGTTCGAAGCCGGTTGCCGGGCAACGAGGGTCAGAGGTTGGCAGCAGGAAGTACACGGGTCCCGTCCTGCTTCCTGCGGGCCGGGTGTCTGTCAGAGCCGTGGCCGTCGCCAG GGACGGGAGGCGCAGCTCCGTGGTCACCAAGGTGTTCTCCGTGGGTCAGGCGGAACCAGACCAGCAG GTCCAGTCTGAAGGAGGCTACGATTCTGATGAGcggtccggttctgatccaacaCCTGAAGGACCACCTGGACGCTCTGAGTGGAGGAAAGTCACCTGCAGTCCGGCTTCAGAACCGGGCCGGACCGGGTCCAGTCCTCCGCCGGTCTCCCTACCCTCCAGATGCTCCAGAGGTGCCGGGATTCCAGATCCTGATGCTGCCTGGACCAGCTCTTCCCGACGCTCCCGCTCTGCG GATTCTCACCATCTAGCGCCGCTGAGCTGCGAACCGCAAACCCATCGGCCGAGAGACGCCGCTGCGCAGCG GTGTCCCCGCTGCCTCTGCGTCTGCCCTTCAGACCCGTTCGCTCGGTTCTGTTCTCAGTGTGGCGCTGTGATTCCTCCGGTACCGACACTCAGGCCGCCCCCTGCTGGGAGAGGACAG CTGCTGCCGTGTCCTTCCTGTCGCTGCCTGGTTCCGATCAACTCTCGGACCTGTTGGACCTGCGAGGCGTCCACAGAAGGGACCCGGGCCGGCTTCTCCCTGCAG GTCGATCTGGGTGGAGGCGGCGCCCCCTCTGGTGGGCCGGCGGACGGCAGCATGTGGTCCTGCTCCAGGTGCCGCCGTCTGAACCGCCATGATGCCAGATTCTGTGACCGTTGTGGCACcaag GCTGGCCAAGCCCCCTGCTGGGTGACGTGTTGGCGGTGTGGAGCAAGCGCACCGCTGGACGCCCCCCACTGTGCGGCATGCGGCGTGTTCCTCCTGGCAATGGCCCCGCCCACACCCTGCAGTGACATCTCACCGCCTGAAGAGGACGCCGCCCACAGCCAG GCCCCGCCCCCACAGAGCCCCGCCTCCAGACGGGGTGTAGCTCCTCCCCCTGTGGATCGGTCCACGCAGACCGTCGGACTCTATTACCCATCAGccactgagctgcagcagcgggaccagcagagggcgctgtggCGCCGGCGGGAGGCGGCGAGGAGCGACCCCCGGCCGCCGCTCAGCGCCGTCAGCCCCGGTAGAG gttACTGGAGGAACCAACTGGACCACGTCTGTTCTCACCTGAGGAGCTACACCCAGAACCGGGCCTCCTTCAGAACCCTGCTGGCAGAACCTCGACTGGGCCGG ATGGTGTCGGCGCtggtccagcagaaccaggaggaaGTGGTTCTGACGTTGAGCTTCTCGctagcagccaatcagaaccggCAG CAGGTCGGACCTGACGGCGACCCCGACGGTCGTGGCCCGGCGGGTAGTTCTACGGTACCGGGTCGGGTCCAGACGCTGAGCAGTGTCACACAGCGCGCTACAGACGGAGCCG GAAGTCCAAGGAGGAAGCGGGATGCCGACCTGGAACCAGACCTGTTG GTGAGCAGCGGATCAGACGTCACCCGTCTGACCAGTGTcggtccagcagggggcggacCGCCACGTCCTGGCGGTTACCATGGTGAATGGTCACCATGA
- the dzank1 gene encoding double zinc ribbon and ankyrin repeat-containing protein 1 isoform X3 produces MAAGAISTPLIIPISEGVTRKPKTRIDTRTPVCIQSDSPGVLIFFTLDGSKPVAGQRGSEVGSRKYTGPVLLPAGRVSVRAVAVARDGRRSSVVTKVFSVGQAEPDQQVQSEGGYDSDERSGSDPTPEGPPGRSEWRKVTCSPASEPGRTGSSPPPVSLPSRCSRGAGIPDPDAAWTSSSRRSRSADSHHLAPLSCEPQTHRPRDAAAQRCPRCLCVCPSDPFARFCSQCGAVIPPVPTLRPPPAGRGQLLPCPSCRCLVPINSRTCWTCEASTEGTRAGFSLQVDLGGGGAPSGGPADGSMWSCSRCRRLNRHDARFCDRCGTKAGQAPCWVTCWRCGASAPLDAPHCAACGVFLLAMAPPTPCSDISPPEEDAAHSQAPPPQSPASRRGVAPPPVDRSTQTVGLYYPSATELQQRDQQRALWRRREAARSDPRPPLSAVSPGRGYWRNQLDHVCSHLRSYTQNRASFRTLLAEPRLGRMVSALVQQNQEEVVLTLSFSLAANQNRQQVGPDGDPDGRGPAGSSTVPGRVQTLSSVTQRATDGSPRRKRDADLEPDLLVSSGSDVTRLTSVGPAGGGPPRPGGYHGEWSP; encoded by the exons ATGGCAGCAGGCGCCATTTCAACTCCTCTCATCATCCCGATCAGCGAGGGCGTGACCCGGAAACCCAAGACCCGCATCGACACCAGGACACCCGTCTGCATCCAGTCAG ACTCTCCAGGTGTGCTGATCTTCTTCACTCTGGATGGTTCGAAGCCGGTTGCCGGGCAACGAGGGTCAGAGGTTGGCAGCAGGAAGTACACGGGTCCCGTCCTGCTTCCTGCGGGCCGGGTGTCTGTCAGAGCCGTGGCCGTCGCCAG GGACGGGAGGCGCAGCTCCGTGGTCACCAAGGTGTTCTCCGTGGGTCAGGCGGAACCAGACCAGCAG GTCCAGTCTGAAGGAGGCTACGATTCTGATGAGcggtccggttctgatccaacaCCTGAAGGACCACCTGGACGCTCTGAGTGGAGGAAAGTCACCTGCAGTCCGGCTTCAGAACCGGGCCGGACCGGGTCCAGTCCTCCGCCGGTCTCCCTACCCTCCAGATGCTCCAGAGGTGCCGGGATTCCAGATCCTGATGCTGCCTGGACCAGCTCTTCCCGACGCTCCCGCTCTGCG GATTCTCACCATCTAGCGCCGCTGAGCTGCGAACCGCAAACCCATCGGCCGAGAGACGCCGCTGCGCAGCG GTGTCCCCGCTGCCTCTGCGTCTGCCCTTCAGACCCGTTCGCTCGGTTCTGTTCTCAGTGTGGCGCTGTGATTCCTCCGGTACCGACACTCAGGCCGCCCCCTGCTGGGAGAGGACAG CTGCTGCCGTGTCCTTCCTGTCGCTGCCTGGTTCCGATCAACTCTCGGACCTGTTGGACCTGCGAGGCGTCCACAGAAGGGACCCGGGCCGGCTTCTCCCTGCAG GTCGATCTGGGTGGAGGCGGCGCCCCCTCTGGTGGGCCGGCGGACGGCAGCATGTGGTCCTGCTCCAGGTGCCGCCGTCTGAACCGCCATGATGCCAGATTCTGTGACCGTTGTGGCACcaag GCTGGCCAAGCCCCCTGCTGGGTGACGTGTTGGCGGTGTGGAGCAAGCGCACCGCTGGACGCCCCCCACTGTGCGGCATGCGGCGTGTTCCTCCTGGCAATGGCCCCGCCCACACCCTGCAGTGACATCTCACCGCCTGAAGAGGACGCCGCCCACAGCCAG GCCCCGCCCCCACAGAGCCCCGCCTCCAGACGGGGTGTAGCTCCTCCCCCTGTGGATCGGTCCACGCAGACCGTCGGACTCTATTACCCATCAGccactgagctgcagcagcgggaccagcagagggcgctgtggCGCCGGCGGGAGGCGGCGAGGAGCGACCCCCGGCCGCCGCTCAGCGCCGTCAGCCCCGGTAGAG gttACTGGAGGAACCAACTGGACCACGTCTGTTCTCACCTGAGGAGCTACACCCAGAACCGGGCCTCCTTCAGAACCCTGCTGGCAGAACCTCGACTGGGCCGG ATGGTGTCGGCGCtggtccagcagaaccaggaggaaGTGGTTCTGACGTTGAGCTTCTCGctagcagccaatcagaaccggCAG CAGGTCGGACCTGACGGCGACCCCGACGGTCGTGGCCCGGCGGGTAGTTCTACGGTACCGGGTCGGGTCCAGACGCTGAGCAGTGTCACACAGCGCGCTACAGACG GAAGTCCAAGGAGGAAGCGGGATGCCGACCTGGAACCAGACCTGTTG GTGAGCAGCGGATCAGACGTCACCCGTCTGACCAGTGTcggtccagcagggggcggacCGCCACGTCCTGGCGGTTACCATGGTGAATGGTCACCATGA
- the dzank1 gene encoding double zinc ribbon and ankyrin repeat-containing protein 1 isoform X4: MAAGAISTPLIIPISEGVTRKPKTRIDTRTPVCIQSDSPGVLIFFTLDGSKPVAGQRGSEVGSRKYTGPVLLPAGRVSVRAVAVARDGRRSSVVTKVFSVGQAEPDQQVQSEGGYDSDERSGSDPTPEGPPGRSEWRKVTCSPASEPGRTGSSPPPVSLPSRCSRGAGIPDPDAAWTSSSRRSRSADSHHLAPLSCEPQTHRPRDAAAQRCPRCLCVCPSDPFARFCSQCGAVIPPVPTLRPPPAGRGQLLPCPSCRCLVPINSRTCWTCEASTEGTRAGFSLQVDLGGGGAPSGGPADGSMWSCSRCRRLNRHDARFCDRCGTKAGQAPCWVTCWRCGASAPLDAPHCAACGVFLLAMAPPTPCSDISPPEEDAAHSQAPPPQSPASRRGVAPPPVDRSTQTVGLYYPSATELQQRDQQRALWRRREAARSDPRPPLSAVSPGRGYWRNQLDHVCSHLRSYTQNRASFRTLLAEPRLGRMVSALVQQNQEEVVLTLSFSLAANQNRQVGPDGDPDGRGPAGSSTVPGRVQTLSSVTQRATDGSPRRKRDADLEPDLLVSSGSDVTRLTSVGPAGGGPPRPGGYHGEWSP; the protein is encoded by the exons ATGGCAGCAGGCGCCATTTCAACTCCTCTCATCATCCCGATCAGCGAGGGCGTGACCCGGAAACCCAAGACCCGCATCGACACCAGGACACCCGTCTGCATCCAGTCAG ACTCTCCAGGTGTGCTGATCTTCTTCACTCTGGATGGTTCGAAGCCGGTTGCCGGGCAACGAGGGTCAGAGGTTGGCAGCAGGAAGTACACGGGTCCCGTCCTGCTTCCTGCGGGCCGGGTGTCTGTCAGAGCCGTGGCCGTCGCCAG GGACGGGAGGCGCAGCTCCGTGGTCACCAAGGTGTTCTCCGTGGGTCAGGCGGAACCAGACCAGCAG GTCCAGTCTGAAGGAGGCTACGATTCTGATGAGcggtccggttctgatccaacaCCTGAAGGACCACCTGGACGCTCTGAGTGGAGGAAAGTCACCTGCAGTCCGGCTTCAGAACCGGGCCGGACCGGGTCCAGTCCTCCGCCGGTCTCCCTACCCTCCAGATGCTCCAGAGGTGCCGGGATTCCAGATCCTGATGCTGCCTGGACCAGCTCTTCCCGACGCTCCCGCTCTGCG GATTCTCACCATCTAGCGCCGCTGAGCTGCGAACCGCAAACCCATCGGCCGAGAGACGCCGCTGCGCAGCG GTGTCCCCGCTGCCTCTGCGTCTGCCCTTCAGACCCGTTCGCTCGGTTCTGTTCTCAGTGTGGCGCTGTGATTCCTCCGGTACCGACACTCAGGCCGCCCCCTGCTGGGAGAGGACAG CTGCTGCCGTGTCCTTCCTGTCGCTGCCTGGTTCCGATCAACTCTCGGACCTGTTGGACCTGCGAGGCGTCCACAGAAGGGACCCGGGCCGGCTTCTCCCTGCAG GTCGATCTGGGTGGAGGCGGCGCCCCCTCTGGTGGGCCGGCGGACGGCAGCATGTGGTCCTGCTCCAGGTGCCGCCGTCTGAACCGCCATGATGCCAGATTCTGTGACCGTTGTGGCACcaag GCTGGCCAAGCCCCCTGCTGGGTGACGTGTTGGCGGTGTGGAGCAAGCGCACCGCTGGACGCCCCCCACTGTGCGGCATGCGGCGTGTTCCTCCTGGCAATGGCCCCGCCCACACCCTGCAGTGACATCTCACCGCCTGAAGAGGACGCCGCCCACAGCCAG GCCCCGCCCCCACAGAGCCCCGCCTCCAGACGGGGTGTAGCTCCTCCCCCTGTGGATCGGTCCACGCAGACCGTCGGACTCTATTACCCATCAGccactgagctgcagcagcgggaccagcagagggcgctgtggCGCCGGCGGGAGGCGGCGAGGAGCGACCCCCGGCCGCCGCTCAGCGCCGTCAGCCCCGGTAGAG gttACTGGAGGAACCAACTGGACCACGTCTGTTCTCACCTGAGGAGCTACACCCAGAACCGGGCCTCCTTCAGAACCCTGCTGGCAGAACCTCGACTGGGCCGG ATGGTGTCGGCGCtggtccagcagaaccaggaggaaGTGGTTCTGACGTTGAGCTTCTCGctagcagccaatcagaaccggCAG GTCGGACCTGACGGCGACCCCGACGGTCGTGGCCCGGCGGGTAGTTCTACGGTACCGGGTCGGGTCCAGACGCTGAGCAGTGTCACACAGCGCGCTACAGACG GAAGTCCAAGGAGGAAGCGGGATGCCGACCTGGAACCAGACCTGTTG GTGAGCAGCGGATCAGACGTCACCCGTCTGACCAGTGTcggtccagcagggggcggacCGCCACGTCCTGGCGGTTACCATGGTGAATGGTCACCATGA
- the dzank1 gene encoding double zinc ribbon and ankyrin repeat-containing protein 1 isoform X6, with amino-acid sequence MAAGAISTPLIIPISEGVTRKPKTRIDTRTPVCIQSDSPGVLIFFTLDGSKPVAGQRGSEVGSRKYTGPVLLPAGRVSVRAVAVARDGRRSSVVTKVFSVGQAEPDQQVQSEGGYDSDERSGSDPTPEGPPGRSEWRKVTCSPASEPGRTGSSPPPVSLPSRCSRGAGIPDPDAAWTSSSRRSRSADSHHLAPLSCEPQTHRPRDAAAQRCPRCLCVCPSDPFARFCSQCGAVIPPVPTLRPPPAGRGQLLPCPSCRCLVPINSRTCWTCEASTEGTRAGFSLQVDLGGGGAPSGGPADGSMWSCSRCRRLNRHDARFCDRCGTKAGQAPCWVTCWRCGASAPLDAPHCAACGVFLLAMAPPTPCSDISPPEEDAAHSQAPPPQSPASRRGVAPPPVDRSTQTVGLYYPSATELQQRDQQRALWRRREAARSDPRPPLSAVSPGRGYWRNQLDHVCSHLRSYTQNRASFRTLLAEPRLGRMVSALVQQNQEEVVLTLSFSLAANQNRQQVGPDGDPDGRGPAGSSTVPGRVQTLSSVTQRATDGSPRRKRDADLEPDLLDEEICSSGF; translated from the exons ATGGCAGCAGGCGCCATTTCAACTCCTCTCATCATCCCGATCAGCGAGGGCGTGACCCGGAAACCCAAGACCCGCATCGACACCAGGACACCCGTCTGCATCCAGTCAG ACTCTCCAGGTGTGCTGATCTTCTTCACTCTGGATGGTTCGAAGCCGGTTGCCGGGCAACGAGGGTCAGAGGTTGGCAGCAGGAAGTACACGGGTCCCGTCCTGCTTCCTGCGGGCCGGGTGTCTGTCAGAGCCGTGGCCGTCGCCAG GGACGGGAGGCGCAGCTCCGTGGTCACCAAGGTGTTCTCCGTGGGTCAGGCGGAACCAGACCAGCAG GTCCAGTCTGAAGGAGGCTACGATTCTGATGAGcggtccggttctgatccaacaCCTGAAGGACCACCTGGACGCTCTGAGTGGAGGAAAGTCACCTGCAGTCCGGCTTCAGAACCGGGCCGGACCGGGTCCAGTCCTCCGCCGGTCTCCCTACCCTCCAGATGCTCCAGAGGTGCCGGGATTCCAGATCCTGATGCTGCCTGGACCAGCTCTTCCCGACGCTCCCGCTCTGCG GATTCTCACCATCTAGCGCCGCTGAGCTGCGAACCGCAAACCCATCGGCCGAGAGACGCCGCTGCGCAGCG GTGTCCCCGCTGCCTCTGCGTCTGCCCTTCAGACCCGTTCGCTCGGTTCTGTTCTCAGTGTGGCGCTGTGATTCCTCCGGTACCGACACTCAGGCCGCCCCCTGCTGGGAGAGGACAG CTGCTGCCGTGTCCTTCCTGTCGCTGCCTGGTTCCGATCAACTCTCGGACCTGTTGGACCTGCGAGGCGTCCACAGAAGGGACCCGGGCCGGCTTCTCCCTGCAG GTCGATCTGGGTGGAGGCGGCGCCCCCTCTGGTGGGCCGGCGGACGGCAGCATGTGGTCCTGCTCCAGGTGCCGCCGTCTGAACCGCCATGATGCCAGATTCTGTGACCGTTGTGGCACcaag GCTGGCCAAGCCCCCTGCTGGGTGACGTGTTGGCGGTGTGGAGCAAGCGCACCGCTGGACGCCCCCCACTGTGCGGCATGCGGCGTGTTCCTCCTGGCAATGGCCCCGCCCACACCCTGCAGTGACATCTCACCGCCTGAAGAGGACGCCGCCCACAGCCAG GCCCCGCCCCCACAGAGCCCCGCCTCCAGACGGGGTGTAGCTCCTCCCCCTGTGGATCGGTCCACGCAGACCGTCGGACTCTATTACCCATCAGccactgagctgcagcagcgggaccagcagagggcgctgtggCGCCGGCGGGAGGCGGCGAGGAGCGACCCCCGGCCGCCGCTCAGCGCCGTCAGCCCCGGTAGAG gttACTGGAGGAACCAACTGGACCACGTCTGTTCTCACCTGAGGAGCTACACCCAGAACCGGGCCTCCTTCAGAACCCTGCTGGCAGAACCTCGACTGGGCCGG ATGGTGTCGGCGCtggtccagcagaaccaggaggaaGTGGTTCTGACGTTGAGCTTCTCGctagcagccaatcagaaccggCAG CAGGTCGGACCTGACGGCGACCCCGACGGTCGTGGCCCGGCGGGTAGTTCTACGGTACCGGGTCGGGTCCAGACGCTGAGCAGTGTCACACAGCGCGCTACAGACG GAAGTCCAAGGAGGAAGCGGGATGCCGACCTGGAACCAGACCTGTTG gatGAAGAAATTTGCAGCTCtgggttctga
- the dzank1 gene encoding double zinc ribbon and ankyrin repeat-containing protein 1 isoform X2 yields the protein MAAGAISTPLIIPISEGVTRKPKTRIDTRTPVCIQSDSPGVLIFFTLDGSKPVAGQRGSEVGSRKYTGPVLLPAGRVSVRAVAVARDGRRSSVVTKVFSVGQAEPDQQVQSEGGYDSDERSGSDPTPEGPPGRSEWRKVTCSPASEPGRTGSSPPPVSLPSRCSRGAGIPDPDAAWTSSSRRSRSADSHHLAPLSCEPQTHRPRDAAAQRCPRCLCVCPSDPFARFCSQCGAVIPPVPTLRPPPAGRGQLLPCPSCRCLVPINSRTCWTCEASTEGTRAGFSLQVDLGGGGAPSGGPADGSMWSCSRCRRLNRHDARFCDRCGTKAGQAPCWVTCWRCGASAPLDAPHCAACGVFLLAMAPPTPCSDISPPEEDAAHSQAPPPQSPASRRGVAPPPVDRSTQTVGLYYPSATELQQRDQQRALWRRREAARSDPRPPLSAVSPGRGYWRNQLDHVCSHLRSYTQNRASFRTLLAEPRLGRMVSALVQQNQEEVVLTLSFSLAANQNRQVGPDGDPDGRGPAGSSTVPGRVQTLSSVTQRATDGAGSPRRKRDADLEPDLLVSSGSDVTRLTSVGPAGGGPPRPGGYHGEWSP from the exons ATGGCAGCAGGCGCCATTTCAACTCCTCTCATCATCCCGATCAGCGAGGGCGTGACCCGGAAACCCAAGACCCGCATCGACACCAGGACACCCGTCTGCATCCAGTCAG ACTCTCCAGGTGTGCTGATCTTCTTCACTCTGGATGGTTCGAAGCCGGTTGCCGGGCAACGAGGGTCAGAGGTTGGCAGCAGGAAGTACACGGGTCCCGTCCTGCTTCCTGCGGGCCGGGTGTCTGTCAGAGCCGTGGCCGTCGCCAG GGACGGGAGGCGCAGCTCCGTGGTCACCAAGGTGTTCTCCGTGGGTCAGGCGGAACCAGACCAGCAG GTCCAGTCTGAAGGAGGCTACGATTCTGATGAGcggtccggttctgatccaacaCCTGAAGGACCACCTGGACGCTCTGAGTGGAGGAAAGTCACCTGCAGTCCGGCTTCAGAACCGGGCCGGACCGGGTCCAGTCCTCCGCCGGTCTCCCTACCCTCCAGATGCTCCAGAGGTGCCGGGATTCCAGATCCTGATGCTGCCTGGACCAGCTCTTCCCGACGCTCCCGCTCTGCG GATTCTCACCATCTAGCGCCGCTGAGCTGCGAACCGCAAACCCATCGGCCGAGAGACGCCGCTGCGCAGCG GTGTCCCCGCTGCCTCTGCGTCTGCCCTTCAGACCCGTTCGCTCGGTTCTGTTCTCAGTGTGGCGCTGTGATTCCTCCGGTACCGACACTCAGGCCGCCCCCTGCTGGGAGAGGACAG CTGCTGCCGTGTCCTTCCTGTCGCTGCCTGGTTCCGATCAACTCTCGGACCTGTTGGACCTGCGAGGCGTCCACAGAAGGGACCCGGGCCGGCTTCTCCCTGCAG GTCGATCTGGGTGGAGGCGGCGCCCCCTCTGGTGGGCCGGCGGACGGCAGCATGTGGTCCTGCTCCAGGTGCCGCCGTCTGAACCGCCATGATGCCAGATTCTGTGACCGTTGTGGCACcaag GCTGGCCAAGCCCCCTGCTGGGTGACGTGTTGGCGGTGTGGAGCAAGCGCACCGCTGGACGCCCCCCACTGTGCGGCATGCGGCGTGTTCCTCCTGGCAATGGCCCCGCCCACACCCTGCAGTGACATCTCACCGCCTGAAGAGGACGCCGCCCACAGCCAG GCCCCGCCCCCACAGAGCCCCGCCTCCAGACGGGGTGTAGCTCCTCCCCCTGTGGATCGGTCCACGCAGACCGTCGGACTCTATTACCCATCAGccactgagctgcagcagcgggaccagcagagggcgctgtggCGCCGGCGGGAGGCGGCGAGGAGCGACCCCCGGCCGCCGCTCAGCGCCGTCAGCCCCGGTAGAG gttACTGGAGGAACCAACTGGACCACGTCTGTTCTCACCTGAGGAGCTACACCCAGAACCGGGCCTCCTTCAGAACCCTGCTGGCAGAACCTCGACTGGGCCGG ATGGTGTCGGCGCtggtccagcagaaccaggaggaaGTGGTTCTGACGTTGAGCTTCTCGctagcagccaatcagaaccggCAG GTCGGACCTGACGGCGACCCCGACGGTCGTGGCCCGGCGGGTAGTTCTACGGTACCGGGTCGGGTCCAGACGCTGAGCAGTGTCACACAGCGCGCTACAGACGGAGCCG GAAGTCCAAGGAGGAAGCGGGATGCCGACCTGGAACCAGACCTGTTG GTGAGCAGCGGATCAGACGTCACCCGTCTGACCAGTGTcggtccagcagggggcggacCGCCACGTCCTGGCGGTTACCATGGTGAATGGTCACCATGA
- the dzank1 gene encoding double zinc ribbon and ankyrin repeat-containing protein 1 isoform X5 → MAAGAISTPLIIPISEGVTRKPKTRIDTRTPVCIQSDSPGVLIFFTLDGSKPVAGQRGSEVGSRKYTGPVLLPAGRVSVRAVAVARDGRRSSVVTKVFSVGQAEPDQQVQSEGGYDSDERSGSDPTPEGPPGRSEWRKVTCSPASEPGRTGSSPPPVSLPSRCSRGAGIPDPDAAWTSSSRRSRSADSHHLAPLSCEPQTHRPRDAAAQRCPRCLCVCPSDPFARFCSQCGAVIPPVPTLRPPPAGRGQLLPCPSCRCLVPINSRTCWTCEASTEGTRAGFSLQVDLGGGGAPSGGPADGSMWSCSRCRRLNRHDARFCDRCGTKAGQAPCWVTCWRCGASAPLDAPHCAACGVFLLAMAPPTPCSDISPPEEDAAHSQAPPPQSPASRRGVAPPPVDRSTQTVGLYYPSATELQQRDQQRALWRRREAARSDPRPPLSAVSPGRGYWRNQLDHVCSHLRSYTQNRASFRTLLAEPRLGRMVSALVQQNQEEVVLTLSFSLAANQNRQQVGPDGDPDGRGPAGSSTVPGRVQTLSSVTQRATDGAGSPRRKRDADLEPDLLDEEICSSGF, encoded by the exons ATGGCAGCAGGCGCCATTTCAACTCCTCTCATCATCCCGATCAGCGAGGGCGTGACCCGGAAACCCAAGACCCGCATCGACACCAGGACACCCGTCTGCATCCAGTCAG ACTCTCCAGGTGTGCTGATCTTCTTCACTCTGGATGGTTCGAAGCCGGTTGCCGGGCAACGAGGGTCAGAGGTTGGCAGCAGGAAGTACACGGGTCCCGTCCTGCTTCCTGCGGGCCGGGTGTCTGTCAGAGCCGTGGCCGTCGCCAG GGACGGGAGGCGCAGCTCCGTGGTCACCAAGGTGTTCTCCGTGGGTCAGGCGGAACCAGACCAGCAG GTCCAGTCTGAAGGAGGCTACGATTCTGATGAGcggtccggttctgatccaacaCCTGAAGGACCACCTGGACGCTCTGAGTGGAGGAAAGTCACCTGCAGTCCGGCTTCAGAACCGGGCCGGACCGGGTCCAGTCCTCCGCCGGTCTCCCTACCCTCCAGATGCTCCAGAGGTGCCGGGATTCCAGATCCTGATGCTGCCTGGACCAGCTCTTCCCGACGCTCCCGCTCTGCG GATTCTCACCATCTAGCGCCGCTGAGCTGCGAACCGCAAACCCATCGGCCGAGAGACGCCGCTGCGCAGCG GTGTCCCCGCTGCCTCTGCGTCTGCCCTTCAGACCCGTTCGCTCGGTTCTGTTCTCAGTGTGGCGCTGTGATTCCTCCGGTACCGACACTCAGGCCGCCCCCTGCTGGGAGAGGACAG CTGCTGCCGTGTCCTTCCTGTCGCTGCCTGGTTCCGATCAACTCTCGGACCTGTTGGACCTGCGAGGCGTCCACAGAAGGGACCCGGGCCGGCTTCTCCCTGCAG GTCGATCTGGGTGGAGGCGGCGCCCCCTCTGGTGGGCCGGCGGACGGCAGCATGTGGTCCTGCTCCAGGTGCCGCCGTCTGAACCGCCATGATGCCAGATTCTGTGACCGTTGTGGCACcaag GCTGGCCAAGCCCCCTGCTGGGTGACGTGTTGGCGGTGTGGAGCAAGCGCACCGCTGGACGCCCCCCACTGTGCGGCATGCGGCGTGTTCCTCCTGGCAATGGCCCCGCCCACACCCTGCAGTGACATCTCACCGCCTGAAGAGGACGCCGCCCACAGCCAG GCCCCGCCCCCACAGAGCCCCGCCTCCAGACGGGGTGTAGCTCCTCCCCCTGTGGATCGGTCCACGCAGACCGTCGGACTCTATTACCCATCAGccactgagctgcagcagcgggaccagcagagggcgctgtggCGCCGGCGGGAGGCGGCGAGGAGCGACCCCCGGCCGCCGCTCAGCGCCGTCAGCCCCGGTAGAG gttACTGGAGGAACCAACTGGACCACGTCTGTTCTCACCTGAGGAGCTACACCCAGAACCGGGCCTCCTTCAGAACCCTGCTGGCAGAACCTCGACTGGGCCGG ATGGTGTCGGCGCtggtccagcagaaccaggaggaaGTGGTTCTGACGTTGAGCTTCTCGctagcagccaatcagaaccggCAG CAGGTCGGACCTGACGGCGACCCCGACGGTCGTGGCCCGGCGGGTAGTTCTACGGTACCGGGTCGGGTCCAGACGCTGAGCAGTGTCACACAGCGCGCTACAGACGGAGCCG GAAGTCCAAGGAGGAAGCGGGATGCCGACCTGGAACCAGACCTGTTG gatGAAGAAATTTGCAGCTCtgggttctga